A window of the Tropheryma whipplei str. Twist genome harbors these coding sequences:
- the rpsG gene encoding 30S ribosomal protein S7 → MPRKGPVVRREIPEDPVYSSRVVSQLIGRVLLSGKKSLAQRIVYSALDKVSMKASEDPVSVLRKALDNVRPSLEVRSRRVGGSTYQVPVPVRSHRADALAIRWLTVYSRARREKSMVDRLASEILDASNGVGATVKCKEDTHRMAESNRAFAHYRW, encoded by the coding sequence GTGCCTAGGAAGGGTCCTGTTGTAAGGCGGGAGATTCCGGAGGATCCCGTTTACTCCTCCCGTGTAGTAAGCCAGTTGATAGGTAGGGTTTTGCTTTCTGGCAAAAAATCTCTGGCGCAGAGAATTGTTTATTCGGCGCTGGACAAGGTTTCTATGAAAGCTAGTGAAGATCCTGTTTCTGTTTTGAGGAAAGCCCTCGATAATGTTCGCCCGAGCCTTGAGGTTCGGAGTCGTCGTGTTGGTGGGTCAACCTACCAAGTGCCGGTTCCCGTGCGCTCACATCGTGCCGATGCCTTAGCGATAAGGTGGCTCACGGTTTATTCTCGCGCGCGCAGAGAAAAGAGTATGGTCGACCGTTTAGCTTCTGAGATTCTCGACGCATCGAATGGTGTTGGTGCCACAGTCAAGTGTAAGGAAGATACTCACCGTATGGCCGAGTCTAACAGGGCATTTGCGCATTATCGTTGGTAG
- the fusA gene encoding elongation factor G has translation MSQEVLEDLAKVRNIGIMAHIDAGKTTTTERILFYTGITHKIGEVHDGAAAMDWMAQEQERGITITSAATTCFWGGNQINIIDTPGHVDFTVEVERSLRVLDGAVAVFDGKEGVEPQSETVWRQADKYKVPRICFVNKMDKIGADFHFTVKTVVDRLGATPLVIQLPIGSESTFEGVIDLVEMRALTWRGDAKGDVKMGAEYAVEPIPEDLKQQADEFRQKLIETVAENDEALLEKFFSGEEITVAELKSAIRRLTVSGSLYPILCGSSFKNRGVQPMLDAVVDYLPSPLDVPPVTGVDADNPQERLADVSQPFSALAFKVAVHPFFGRLTYIRVYSGTLPAGSQIVNSTKSRKERFGKVFQMHSNKENPVPKMSAGHIYAVIGLKYTTTGDTLCDQDNPIILESMTFPDPVIEVAIEPKTKADQEKLSLAIQRLAEEDPTFKTEQNPETGQTVIKGMGELHLDILVDRMRREFNVEANVGTPQVAYRETIRRTVEKHEYTHKKQTGGAGQFARVIITLEPLEVTGEKTYDFVDTVTGGRIPKEYIPSVDAGIRDAMQVGVLAGYPTVGIKATLVDGAYHDVDSSEMAFRIAGSQAFKEASRRADPTLLEPIMSVEVRTPDEYMGDVIGDLNSRRGHIQSMQDSSGIKVIQARVPLSEMFGYIGDLRSKTSGRAVYSMTFDGYAEAPKSVTEEVVRKARGE, from the coding sequence ATGTCACAGGAAGTTTTAGAGGATCTCGCCAAGGTCAGGAATATCGGCATTATGGCGCATATAGATGCCGGTAAAACGACGACCACAGAGCGCATTTTGTTTTACACCGGAATCACCCACAAGATTGGTGAGGTCCATGATGGTGCCGCAGCTATGGACTGGATGGCACAAGAGCAAGAGCGAGGGATAACAATTACTTCAGCTGCCACAACATGCTTTTGGGGTGGGAATCAGATAAACATTATTGATACCCCCGGGCATGTTGATTTCACCGTTGAGGTGGAGAGGTCGTTGCGTGTCCTTGATGGCGCGGTCGCCGTGTTTGACGGTAAGGAAGGTGTCGAGCCACAGTCGGAAACTGTTTGGCGGCAGGCCGATAAATACAAGGTGCCCCGGATTTGCTTTGTCAATAAGATGGACAAAATTGGCGCCGATTTTCATTTTACGGTTAAAACCGTGGTGGACCGCCTTGGCGCAACGCCACTTGTTATACAACTTCCGATTGGTAGCGAATCGACTTTTGAAGGCGTAATTGATCTTGTTGAAATGCGTGCTCTAACATGGCGCGGGGATGCAAAGGGTGATGTAAAGATGGGTGCGGAATACGCTGTCGAGCCCATCCCGGAGGATCTAAAACAACAAGCTGATGAGTTCCGGCAAAAGCTTATTGAAACAGTTGCGGAGAATGACGAGGCACTTCTCGAGAAATTCTTTTCCGGCGAAGAAATAACAGTTGCGGAGCTAAAATCGGCTATTAGAAGACTAACAGTCTCGGGTAGCCTTTATCCTATTTTATGTGGCTCTTCGTTTAAAAACCGTGGAGTTCAGCCGATGCTCGATGCGGTTGTTGATTACCTTCCGTCTCCTCTTGATGTTCCTCCGGTTACTGGTGTCGATGCCGATAACCCGCAAGAGCGCTTGGCAGACGTAAGTCAGCCATTTTCTGCACTGGCGTTCAAGGTTGCCGTGCATCCATTTTTTGGCCGTTTGACCTATATCCGTGTTTACTCAGGAACTTTGCCGGCGGGCTCGCAAATTGTTAATTCAACAAAGTCCAGAAAAGAACGCTTTGGCAAAGTTTTTCAAATGCATTCAAACAAAGAAAATCCAGTTCCGAAAATGTCTGCTGGGCATATTTATGCTGTAATAGGCCTGAAGTATACAACCACAGGAGATACGCTTTGCGATCAAGATAACCCGATAATCCTTGAGTCCATGACATTCCCGGACCCGGTTATTGAAGTTGCAATAGAGCCTAAAACGAAGGCTGATCAGGAGAAGCTTAGTCTGGCTATTCAAAGACTTGCTGAAGAAGATCCGACATTCAAAACCGAACAAAATCCCGAAACAGGTCAGACCGTAATAAAAGGTATGGGTGAGCTGCATCTAGATATTTTGGTAGATCGAATGCGCAGGGAGTTTAATGTTGAGGCGAATGTCGGAACCCCACAGGTTGCATATCGCGAGACAATTCGCCGGACGGTTGAGAAGCATGAATATACTCATAAGAAACAAACTGGTGGCGCTGGGCAGTTTGCGCGGGTTATCATAACCCTTGAACCCCTCGAGGTGACAGGTGAGAAAACATATGACTTTGTTGATACGGTAACAGGTGGCAGGATTCCAAAAGAATATATACCTTCCGTTGATGCTGGTATCAGAGATGCCATGCAGGTTGGAGTTCTGGCAGGATATCCAACTGTTGGGATTAAGGCAACTCTAGTTGATGGTGCTTATCACGATGTTGATTCTTCTGAAATGGCATTTCGTATCGCTGGATCCCAAGCCTTCAAAGAGGCTTCTAGACGTGCTGACCCCACTTTACTTGAACCGATTATGTCTGTTGAGGTCAGAACACCTGATGAGTATATGGGTGATGTTATAGGCGACCTGAATTCCCGTCGGGGGCATATACAGTCTATGCAAGACTCCTCTGGAATAAAGGTTATTCAGGCTAGGGTTCCCTTATCTGAAATGTTCGGCTATATAGGTGATTTGCGTTCGAAAACTTCTGGACGTGCTGTTTATTCTATGACATTCGATGGATACGCGGAAGCCCCGAAGTCTGTTACCGAAGAGGTTGTTCGCAAAGCCCGCGGAGAGTAA
- a CDS encoding DUF4307 domain-containing protein produces the protein MNTISNRYSKPLSRGIKIGASVVALCVSVLLIAIFSLMTRPIGNDYHTTSFKVKSDNEVIVEFSFTGHIPTVCAVRVLGRDMSTVGWKVVPVLSPHMEVGLRTTKVAHHAEIESCRRIYAE, from the coding sequence GTGAATACAATTTCAAACAGATATAGCAAGCCACTATCAAGAGGCATAAAAATTGGTGCATCCGTAGTGGCGCTTTGTGTATCCGTTCTTCTGATTGCAATCTTCAGCCTGATGACTCGTCCAATTGGGAATGATTATCACACAACTTCCTTTAAGGTCAAAAGTGATAATGAAGTTATCGTTGAGTTTAGTTTCACCGGCCATATCCCAACGGTTTGTGCCGTAAGGGTCCTCGGGCGTGATATGTCGACCGTTGGATGGAAGGTTGTTCCTGTGCTGTCGCCACATATGGAGGTGGGGTTGAGAACCACTAAGGTGGCTCATCATGCAGAAATTGAGAGCTGTAGGAGGATATATGCCGAATGA
- a CDS encoding GreA/GreB family elongation factor: MPNDSETWLSKEAHSVLVVELEELVTTGRKEIAKRIEQARSEGDLRENGGYSAAKEEQARIEGRIQQLQDLLRHARVGQAPKARGVVEPGVVVTARIGGSERRFLLGNREIAHTSSLATYSESSAIGQAILGLKEGSEIECKSPTGALIKVAILKVETYEGQ, encoded by the coding sequence ATGCCGAATGATTCTGAAACATGGCTCAGTAAGGAAGCGCATAGTGTGCTTGTTGTTGAACTCGAGGAATTGGTTACAACAGGGCGCAAGGAAATTGCAAAACGTATTGAGCAAGCAAGGTCTGAAGGTGACCTAAGGGAAAACGGGGGATATAGCGCTGCGAAAGAGGAGCAGGCTCGTATTGAGGGAAGAATTCAACAGCTACAGGACCTTCTGAGACACGCCCGTGTGGGTCAAGCTCCGAAGGCAAGGGGGGTAGTTGAGCCCGGCGTAGTCGTGACAGCCAGAATCGGCGGCTCGGAAAGGCGGTTCCTGCTGGGGAACAGAGAAATAGCCCATACTTCGTCACTTGCAACCTACAGTGAATCCAGTGCCATCGGGCAAGCAATATTGGGCCTAAAAGAAGGCTCTGAAATTGAATGTAAGTCACCGACAGGAGCTCTTATAAAGGTAGCCATTTTGAAGGTTGAGACATATGAGGGTCAATGA
- the rpsL gene encoding 30S ribosomal protein S12, with protein MPTIQQLVRKGRRPKVNKTKSPALRGNPQQRGVCSRVYTTTPKKPNSALRKVARVKLSNGTEVTVYIPGEGHNLQEHSIVLVRGGRVKDLPGVRYKVVRGALDAQAVKDRKQARSRYGAKMEKK; from the coding sequence TTGCCAACGATACAACAGTTGGTCCGGAAAGGTCGGAGGCCGAAGGTCAATAAGACAAAATCCCCTGCGTTGCGCGGTAACCCTCAGCAGAGGGGTGTTTGCTCTCGCGTTTATACGACAACTCCTAAGAAGCCGAATTCTGCACTCAGAAAGGTTGCGCGTGTAAAGCTGTCGAATGGGACCGAGGTTACGGTTTACATACCTGGTGAGGGTCATAACCTGCAAGAGCATTCGATTGTCCTGGTCCGTGGCGGTCGGGTGAAGGACTTGCCTGGCGTTAGGTACAAGGTTGTCCGCGGCGCCCTGGATGCGCAGGCCGTAAAGGACCGTAAGCAGGCACGTAGCCGTTATGGCGCGAAGATGGAAAAGAAGTAG